The Castor canadensis chromosome 8, mCasCan1.hap1v2, whole genome shotgun sequence genome contains a region encoding:
- the Klhl42 gene encoding kelch-like protein 42 isoform X2 gives MILLPQTPEGWDYRSNFKLVAVNSKLFAIGGQAVSNVECYNPEQDVWNFVAPLPNPLAEFSACECKGKVYVIGGYTTRDRNMNILQYCPSSDMWTLFETCDVHIRKQQMVSVEETIYIVGGCLHELGPNRRSSQSEDMLTVQSYNTITRQWLYLKENTSKSGLNLTCALHNDGIYIMSRDVTLSTSLEHRVFLKYNIFSDSWEAFRRFPAFGHNLLVCSLYLPNKAEI, from the exons atgatcctactgcctcagactcctgagggctgggattacag GTCTAACTTCAAACTTGTGGCTGTTAATTCAAAACTGTTTGCCATTGGTGGGCAGGCCGTTTCTAATGTTGAATGTTACAATCCTGAGCAAGACGTGTGGAATTTTGTGGCACCCTTACCAAATCCTCTCGCTGAGTTCTCTGCATGTGAGTGTAAGGGGAAAGTTTATGTCATTGGAGGATATACTACCAGAG acCGAAACATGAACATCTTGCAGTACTGCCCCTCTTCTGACATGTGGACGCTCTTTGAAACCTGTGATGTGCATATTCGCAAGCAGCAGATGGTGTCTGTGGAGGAGACCATCTACATCGTTGGGGGGTGTCTCCACGAACTGGGGCCTAACCGGAGGAGCAGCCAAAGTGAGGACATGCTTACTGTGCAGTCCTACAATACCATCACCCGGCAGTGGCTCTACCTCAAGGAGAACACGTCCAAATCGGGCCTGAACTTGACTTGTGCACTCCATAATGATGGTATCTACATCATGAGTAGAGACGTTACCCTGTCAACCAGCTTGGAACATCGAGTTTTCCTCAAGTACAACATCTTTTCAGATAGCTGGGAAGCATTTCGGCGTTTCCCAGCCTTTGGACACAACTTGCTGGTTTGCTCCCTTTATCTGCCCAATAAAGCAGAAATATGA
- the Klhl42 gene encoding kelch-like protein 42 isoform X3, which produces MNILQYCPSSDMWTLFETCDVHIRKQQMVSVEETIYIVGGCLHELGPNRRSSQSEDMLTVQSYNTITRQWLYLKENTSKSGLNLTCALHNDGIYIMSRDVTLSTSLEHRVFLKYNIFSDSWEAFRRFPAFGHNLLVCSLYLPNKAEI; this is translated from the coding sequence ATGAACATCTTGCAGTACTGCCCCTCTTCTGACATGTGGACGCTCTTTGAAACCTGTGATGTGCATATTCGCAAGCAGCAGATGGTGTCTGTGGAGGAGACCATCTACATCGTTGGGGGGTGTCTCCACGAACTGGGGCCTAACCGGAGGAGCAGCCAAAGTGAGGACATGCTTACTGTGCAGTCCTACAATACCATCACCCGGCAGTGGCTCTACCTCAAGGAGAACACGTCCAAATCGGGCCTGAACTTGACTTGTGCACTCCATAATGATGGTATCTACATCATGAGTAGAGACGTTACCCTGTCAACCAGCTTGGAACATCGAGTTTTCCTCAAGTACAACATCTTTTCAGATAGCTGGGAAGCATTTCGGCGTTTCCCAGCCTTTGGACACAACTTGCTGGTTTGCTCCCTTTATCTGCCCAATAAAGCAGAAATATGA